GGACGCCAGCCTCAAGCGCCTCGGCACCGATTACTTGGACTTGTACCAGCTGCACACCCCCGACCCGCTCACGCCGCTGGCCGACACCCTCGGCACGCTGGACGAACTCGTCAAGGAAGGCAAGGTGCGGGCGGTGGGCTGCTCCAATCTTCCGGCGGCGCAGGTATACGAAGCCGCCCAAATCGCCAAGGCAAAGCAGCAGACGGCATTTATCTGCGCTCAGGACGAATACAGCCTGCTGGTGCGCGGCATCGAGCACGACCTGATTCCGGCGCTGGCGGATTTGGAGATGGGCCTGCTGCCGTATTTTCCGCTGGCCAGTGGCCTGTTGACCGGCAAATATCAGCCGGGTATCTTACCTGCCGGAACGCGCTTCGCGTCCTCAAAAGGCGCACAAGACCGCTACATGACCCCGGAAAACTGGGCGAAGGTGCAGGCGCTACAAGCCTTTGCCACCGCCAGAAACCACACGCTGCTGGAATTGGCCTTCAGTTGGCTGGCCGCGCAGCCGGTGGTCAGCAGCGTCATTGCCGGAGCCACCCGCCCAGAACAGATCGAGCAGAACGTGGCGGCGGCAGATTGGCAACTGAGCGCCGAAGATTTGAGTGAGATTGACCGGATCACCGCAGGGGAAGTCGCGGCAGCTTAAGGCATTGGTCAAAAAATAAACTTCTTTTTGACCGACCAACGGTAGTGAAGTGTTTGGACAGATGGCTGAGTGTGCTTTTGGCTCAGCCGTCCATTCTTCTAAATGCCCTAACGCTCCACCAGCTTCCATGCCCGCACGTCCAGCAAG
The sequence above is drawn from the Deinococcus detaillensis genome and encodes:
- a CDS encoding aldo/keto reductase — its product is MEQRQLGIGGPKVSSVGLGCNNFGGRLDQDATNAVVSAALSQGITLFDTADVYGNQGGSEEMLGKALGKERGAIVLASKFGHDMGADGKGADPAYIRRALDASLKRLGTDYLDLYQLHTPDPLTPLADTLGTLDELVKEGKVRAVGCSNLPAAQVYEAAQIAKAKQQTAFICAQDEYSLLVRGIEHDLIPALADLEMGLLPYFPLASGLLTGKYQPGILPAGTRFASSKGAQDRYMTPENWAKVQALQAFATARNHTLLELAFSWLAAQPVVSSVIAGATRPEQIEQNVAAADWQLSAEDLSEIDRITAGEVAAA